The Streptococcus pluranimalium genome contains a region encoding:
- a CDS encoding amino acid ABC transporter permease, producing MMSVLTPTNINFILQGLWLTLYISFLSIVLSTIIGTILAVMRNGKNPILRWISSIYIEFVRNVPNLLWIFIIFLVFQMKSTPAGITSFTVFTSAALAEIIRGGLNGVDHGQTEAGLSQGMTHWQIFIYIVFPQAIRKMLPAIISQFVTVIKDTSLLYSVIALQELFGKSQILMGKYFEPSQVFTLYLIITAIYFVINFAISTYSRQLAKKWAQGAE from the coding sequence ATGATGTCAGTTTTAACACCAACTAATATTAACTTTATTCTTCAAGGACTTTGGTTAACCCTCTACATCTCATTCTTATCGATTGTATTGTCAACCATTATCGGTACGATTTTAGCTGTTATGCGTAATGGGAAGAACCCAATCCTTCGCTGGATATCAAGCATCTACATTGAATTTGTCCGTAACGTACCTAATCTGCTTTGGATCTTCATTATCTTCTTGGTTTTCCAAATGAAGTCAACGCCTGCAGGTATCACTTCCTTTACCGTCTTCACATCGGCTGCTCTGGCAGAAATCATTCGTGGGGGCTTAAATGGCGTCGATCACGGTCAAACAGAAGCTGGTCTTTCACAGGGAATGACCCACTGGCAAATCTTCATTTACATTGTCTTTCCACAAGCCATTCGTAAAATGTTGCCAGCCATCATTTCTCAATTCGTAACAGTTATCAAGGACACTTCCTTGCTCTACTCTGTTATCGCACTTCAAGAACTTTTCGGAAAAAGCCAAATCTTGATGGGTAAATACTTTGAACCAAGTCAAGTTTTCACCCTTTACCTCATCATCACAGCCATCTACTTTGTCATCAACTTTGCCATCTCGACCTATTCTCGTCAACTGGCTAAAAAATGGGCACAAGGGGCTGAATAA
- a CDS encoding response regulator transcription factor: protein MRLLIAEDQSMLRDAMKQLLLMEDDVDAVFEARDGLEALELLRKELIDVAILDIEMPKMTGLEVLVKARQEVSAKIVIVTTFKRTGYFQKALDHDVDAYVLKDRSTAELMATIHKVLKGQKDYSPELMEGIFHNDNPLSTQEIRVLNLVSQGKSNKEIAQEMFLSNGTVRNYVSSIFNKLSVNSRIEAMSKAKEKGWID, encoded by the coding sequence ATGAGATTGTTAATTGCGGAAGACCAGTCCATGCTAAGGGATGCCATGAAACAACTTTTATTGATGGAAGATGATGTTGATGCTGTTTTTGAGGCTCGAGATGGATTGGAAGCATTGGAGCTTCTACGAAAAGAATTAATTGATGTTGCTATACTAGATATTGAAATGCCTAAAATGACAGGTTTAGAAGTTTTAGTCAAAGCTAGACAAGAGGTTTCCGCTAAGATTGTTATCGTAACGACCTTCAAAAGAACAGGGTATTTCCAAAAAGCATTGGATCATGATGTTGACGCTTATGTCTTGAAAGATCGTTCGACAGCAGAGTTGATGGCGACTATTCACAAAGTTTTAAAAGGACAAAAAGATTATTCTCCTGAATTGATGGAAGGAATTTTTCATAATGATAATCCACTTAGTACTCAAGAGATTAGAGTTTTAAATCTAGTGAGCCAAGGAAAGTCAAATAAAGAAATTGCTCAAGAGATGTTCTTATCCAATGGTACTGTTCGTAACTATGTATCTTCTATTTTTAACAAACTCTCTGTTAATTCCAGAATTGAAGCTATGTCGAAAGCCAAAGAAAAAGGCTGGATTGATTAA
- a CDS encoding sensor histidine kinase, giving the protein MFRSRQKNDILFYMALVFLLFPILGIFWFDYPVWTIFPTIGFALVYLVVVHLKDDYQTLLMLLWIYLLGYIVYMALVIEGSIIWFFFYPSNLLVWRFGDSLKSYRAISFLICLSIVVGRWLLFSNSFVSKMNAIVVAVFILTMTYSQHKMQVEEAMKSEIERQNVYINTLAAENERNRIGRDLHDTLGHTFALISLKSELAMKLLEQKNMDKVRQELSELHDISQKSMKDVRELINQLKYRTLSEEIETLSEMLDLSGVVVSVENQILDEQLSPKVQSALTMILRELVTNVIKHAEASTCQIRLRKDDRIILHFSDDGRGFPKITGEELQSIKGRLVQMEGTIDIVSSKHPTMIKIEMEDKVL; this is encoded by the coding sequence ATGTTTAGAAGTCGTCAGAAAAATGATATTCTCTTTTACATGGCGCTCGTTTTTCTGCTTTTTCCGATACTTGGGATTTTCTGGTTTGATTATCCGGTTTGGACGATTTTTCCTACAATTGGATTTGCTCTTGTTTACTTAGTCGTCGTTCATCTAAAGGATGATTATCAAACATTATTAATGCTCTTATGGATTTATTTATTAGGTTATATTGTATACATGGCATTAGTCATAGAAGGTTCTATTATTTGGTTTTTCTTCTACCCGAGTAATCTCTTAGTTTGGCGCTTTGGAGATAGCTTGAAATCTTATCGTGCTATTAGCTTTTTAATTTGTTTAAGTATAGTAGTTGGTAGGTGGCTCTTGTTTTCAAATAGTTTTGTTTCAAAAATGAATGCTATTGTCGTTGCTGTTTTTATATTGACAATGACTTATTCACAACATAAGATGCAAGTTGAGGAAGCTATGAAAAGTGAGATAGAACGCCAGAATGTCTATATCAATACTTTAGCAGCTGAAAATGAACGAAATCGCATTGGGCGAGATCTGCATGATACCCTTGGACATACTTTTGCCTTGATTAGCTTGAAGTCAGAATTAGCCATGAAACTGTTAGAACAAAAAAATATGGATAAGGTCCGACAGGAGTTGAGTGAGCTTCACGATATCAGTCAGAAGTCCATGAAGGATGTCAGAGAATTGATTAATCAATTGAAATATAGAACGCTTAGTGAAGAAATTGAAACTCTGTCAGAAATGTTGGATTTATCTGGCGTAGTGGTCTCAGTAGAAAATCAAATCTTAGATGAACAATTATCACCTAAAGTACAATCAGCTTTAACCATGATACTGAGAGAATTGGTTACAAATGTTATCAAACATGCAGAAGCATCGACTTGTCAGATAAGATTACGGAAAGATGATCGGATTATATTGCATTTTAGTGATGATGGTAGAGGATTTCCTAAAATAACTGGAGAAGAATTACAGTCTATCAAGGGGAGACTTGTTCAAATGGAAGGAACTATTGACATTGTTTCCTCTAAGCATCCAACGATGATTAAGATTGAGATGGAGGATAAGGTTTTATGA
- a CDS encoding ABC transporter permease, translating to MKALLKIEWIQIWRQWTVFIMAIGMPIGFFIFYSGMEMSPDPKMQELFVRHYMLTMTGFSMSSFGFFSFPFMLVEDKTNHWMSYIRHSRLTMGHYYLSKLFRVLIYFICSIIVTFLVGAFYRQVTMSWEKWLGSGILLLGSSLVFLAFGLLISQLKSQQVMSIISNISFILLAIIGGSWMPIETFPNWMQTISKWTPVYHVNRLVLDWSDKEVININSILIMFAYVVLLVGITYLIKIRTEVD from the coding sequence ATGAAAGCCTTGCTTAAAATAGAATGGATTCAAATTTGGCGTCAGTGGACAGTATTTATCATGGCTATAGGCATGCCAATTGGCTTTTTTATCTTTTATTCTGGAATGGAAATGTCGCCAGATCCTAAGATGCAAGAGTTATTTGTTAGGCATTACATGTTGACTATGACAGGATTTTCCATGTCTAGCTTTGGTTTCTTTAGTTTTCCTTTTATGCTAGTGGAAGATAAAACCAATCATTGGATGAGTTATATTAGACATTCTAGATTAACCATGGGTCATTACTACCTATCAAAATTATTTCGGGTCTTAATTTATTTTATCTGCTCAATTATAGTTACTTTCTTAGTTGGTGCCTTTTATCGTCAGGTGACCATGTCATGGGAGAAGTGGTTAGGATCAGGTATATTGTTATTAGGGTCGAGCCTTGTTTTTTTAGCATTCGGTCTCTTGATTTCTCAATTGAAGTCGCAGCAAGTGATGTCAATCATTAGTAATATTTCATTTATCTTACTAGCCATTATCGGTGGTTCGTGGATGCCGATAGAGACTTTTCCTAACTGGATGCAAACCATTTCGAAATGGACGCCTGTTTATCACGTTAATCGACTTGTTCTCGATTGGTCAGATAAGGAAGTAATCAATATCAATTCTATCTTGATAATGTTTGCCTATGTGGTATTATTAGTGGGAATAACCTATCTAATCAAAATAAGAACGGAGGTGGATTGA
- a CDS encoding amino acid ABC transporter permease — translation MNYLVASPFALSRWADFFANFGDFAKGFAYTLGMSIGALLLSLVLGLIFGAMSSSKNKTLKTIARVYVELYQNTPLLVQFVVVYYGLAIMTNGFIMISAFWTAVICVGIYHGAYISEVIRSGIEAVPKGQTEAALSQGFTYKETMQLIILPQAIRTILPPMTNQVVNLIKNTSTVAIISGADIMFVSKAWAYETTNYVPAFAGAALLYFIVCFPLATWARRKEEENKKAYN, via the coding sequence ATGAATTACTTAGTAGCAAGTCCCTTTGCCCTTTCTCGCTGGGCTGACTTTTTTGCCAATTTTGGTGATTTCGCCAAAGGCTTTGCATACACCCTAGGCATGTCCATCGGCGCTCTACTTCTTTCTCTCGTCTTAGGGTTGATTTTTGGCGCCATGTCATCTTCTAAAAATAAAACCTTAAAAACTATTGCTCGCGTATATGTCGAGCTTTACCAGAACACACCATTATTAGTTCAATTCGTGGTTGTTTATTATGGTTTAGCCATCATGACAAATGGTTTCATCATGATTTCAGCTTTCTGGACAGCAGTCATCTGTGTTGGTATCTATCACGGTGCCTATATTTCAGAAGTGATTCGTTCTGGTATTGAAGCTGTGCCTAAAGGTCAAACAGAAGCTGCCTTATCCCAAGGATTTACTTACAAAGAGACCATGCAGCTTATCATTCTACCACAGGCCATTCGTACCATCTTGCCACCAATGACCAACCAAGTAGTGAATTTGATTAAAAACACCTCTACGGTCGCTATTATCTCTGGGGCAGATATCATGTTTGTGTCAAAAGCGTGGGCCTACGAGACTACTAACTATGTACCTGCCTTTGCTGGTGCAGCACTACTCTACTTCATCGTTTGTTTCCCACTAGCAACTTGGGCACGACGTAAAGAAGAAGAAAATAAGAAAGCATACAATTAG